A genomic stretch from Burkholderia pyrrocinia includes:
- a CDS encoding peptidoglycan DD-metalloendopeptidase family protein produces MSMLRAMQNNRSREPLTFAQRAICVAAFSTLLAACATRLDNAPVVDRSGSLGTTAAAQPAVPLGPPPPGYYRVKPGDTLYRIALENGQNYRDIASWNNLTNPNQIEVDQLLRVAPPGGAAVAGVPAAGVPAAAPIAGAAVATAPLSSGPATPAAGTSSTLATPPAAATGSSDTAAAPSGPVTFAWPARGPVLNGFDDAKNKGVNIGGTAGEAVKAAADGRVVYSGNGLRGYGNLIIIKHDATYLTAYAHNRALMVKEGDAVTKGQKIAEMGNSDADRVMLHFEVRRQGKPVDPLKYLPPQ; encoded by the coding sequence ATGAGTATGTTGCGCGCGATGCAAAACAACCGATCCAGGGAACCGCTCACGTTCGCCCAGCGCGCGATCTGTGTGGCTGCGTTCTCCACGCTACTGGCCGCCTGTGCGACGCGGCTCGACAACGCGCCCGTCGTCGACCGCTCCGGGTCGCTCGGCACGACGGCCGCCGCGCAGCCCGCGGTGCCGCTCGGGCCGCCGCCGCCGGGTTACTACCGGGTGAAGCCGGGCGACACGCTGTACCGGATCGCGCTCGAGAACGGGCAGAACTATCGCGACATCGCGTCGTGGAACAACCTGACGAACCCGAACCAGATCGAAGTCGACCAGTTGCTGCGCGTTGCGCCGCCGGGCGGCGCTGCGGTTGCGGGCGTACCGGCTGCGGGCGTACCGGCCGCCGCTCCGATCGCGGGCGCCGCCGTCGCGACTGCGCCGCTCAGCAGCGGTCCCGCGACGCCGGCCGCCGGCACGTCGTCCACGCTCGCAACGCCGCCGGCTGCGGCCACCGGGTCGAGCGATACGGCGGCGGCCCCGAGCGGCCCCGTGACGTTCGCGTGGCCCGCGCGCGGCCCGGTGCTGAACGGGTTCGACGACGCGAAGAACAAGGGTGTCAACATCGGCGGCACGGCCGGCGAGGCCGTGAAGGCGGCGGCCGACGGCCGCGTCGTCTACTCGGGCAACGGCCTGCGTGGCTACGGCAACCTCATTATCATCAAACACGATGCAACTTACCTCACGGCGTATGCACACAATCGCGCTTTGATGGTAAAAGAGGGGGACGCGGTAACGAAGGGGCAGAAGATCGCCGAGATGGGTAATAGCGATGCCGACCGCGTGATGCTGCATTTCGAGGTTCGCCGGCAGGGTAAGCCTGTCGATCCGCTGAAGTATTTGCCGCCTCAATAA
- a CDS encoding 3'-5' exonuclease: MTPILVFDIETIPDVDGIRRLEDLPATLDDAAVAEHAFAARREKTGGDFLPHHLQRIAAISCVFRDNNGFRVRSLGTPQDNEATLIQSFYRVIEKYTPQLVSWNGGGFDLPVLHYRALVHGIPATRYWDLGEDDREFKWNNYISRYHSRHTDLMDVLAMYQARANAPLDALAKMCGFPGKLGMDGSQVWPAFQDGRIEEIRNYCETDVVNTYLLYCRFQLMRGGLTQSEYADEILLVKNALAQEPASHWAEYLAGFAA; this comes from the coding sequence ATGACTCCGATTCTTGTTTTTGACATCGAGACGATTCCCGATGTCGACGGCATTCGCCGTCTGGAAGACCTGCCGGCGACGCTCGACGATGCCGCCGTGGCCGAACATGCGTTCGCCGCACGGCGCGAGAAGACCGGCGGCGATTTCCTGCCGCATCACCTGCAGCGCATTGCGGCGATCTCGTGCGTGTTCCGCGACAACAACGGCTTTCGCGTCCGCTCGCTCGGCACGCCGCAGGACAACGAAGCGACGCTGATCCAGTCGTTTTACCGCGTGATCGAGAAATATACGCCGCAGCTCGTGTCGTGGAACGGCGGCGGCTTCGATCTGCCGGTGCTCCATTACCGCGCGCTCGTGCACGGTATCCCCGCGACCCGCTATTGGGATCTCGGCGAGGACGACCGCGAGTTCAAGTGGAACAACTACATCTCGCGCTATCACTCGCGGCATACCGACCTGATGGACGTGCTCGCGATGTATCAGGCGCGCGCGAACGCGCCGCTCGACGCGCTCGCGAAGATGTGCGGCTTTCCGGGCAAGCTCGGGATGGACGGCAGCCAGGTGTGGCCGGCGTTCCAGGACGGGCGGATCGAGGAAATTCGCAATTATTGCGAGACCGACGTCGTCAATACATACCTGCTGTATTGCCGGTTCCAGCTGATGCGCGGCGGCCTGACGCAGAGCGAGTATGCGGACGAGATCCTGCTCGTGAAGAACGCGCTCGCGCAGGAACCGGCGTCGCACTGGGCCGAATACCTGGCCGGCTTCGCCGCGTAG
- a CDS encoding endonuclease/exonuclease/phosphatase family protein yields MQLIDWNIQWGRDANGVVDLSRTVATIRRLGDFDVLCLQEVTRGFGALPGRPGPDQFVELAALLPGYTIIEAIGADLPALEPGAPRRQFGNAIATRLPVGRVLRQLLPWPADAGAPSMPRIALDVELHAPFGPLRVVTTHLEYYSARQRLAQVDALRDRHREACAHAERPAPAETAEGPFSATGQPCDAIVCGDFNSAFGSDAYRRFLEPIADAPHFVDAWVARHPGSTPPPTAGVYDTVQWSEGPLACDFVFVTDTLLPRVMRCEIDGDVRASDHQPVLLELA; encoded by the coding sequence ATGCAATTGATCGACTGGAACATCCAATGGGGTCGGGACGCCAACGGCGTTGTCGACCTTTCGCGCACCGTCGCGACGATCCGCCGGCTCGGCGATTTCGACGTGCTGTGCCTGCAGGAAGTCACGCGCGGCTTCGGCGCACTGCCCGGCCGGCCCGGCCCCGACCAGTTCGTCGAACTCGCGGCACTGCTGCCCGGCTATACGATCATCGAAGCCATCGGCGCGGACCTGCCGGCCCTCGAACCCGGCGCGCCGCGCCGTCAGTTCGGCAATGCGATCGCGACCCGGCTGCCGGTCGGACGCGTGCTGCGCCAGTTACTGCCGTGGCCGGCCGACGCCGGCGCGCCGTCGATGCCGCGCATCGCGCTCGACGTCGAGCTGCACGCGCCGTTCGGCCCGCTGCGCGTGGTCACCACGCACCTCGAATACTATTCGGCGCGCCAGCGGCTTGCGCAGGTCGACGCACTGCGCGACCGGCATCGCGAGGCCTGCGCGCACGCGGAACGGCCCGCGCCCGCCGAAACTGCCGAGGGGCCGTTCAGCGCGACCGGCCAGCCGTGCGACGCGATCGTCTGCGGTGATTTCAACAGCGCGTTCGGCAGCGATGCGTACCGGCGCTTCCTGGAGCCGATCGCCGACGCCCCGCACTTCGTCGACGCATGGGTCGCGCGGCATCCCGGCAGCACGCCGCCGCCGACGGCCGGCGTCTACGATACGGTGCAATGGTCGGAGGGGCCGCTCGCGTGCGACTTCGTGTTCGTGACCGATACGCTGCTGCCGCGCGTCATGCGCTGCGAGATCGACGGCGACGTACGCGCGTCGGACCACCAGCCGGTGCTGCTCGAACTCGCCTGA
- the surE gene encoding 5'/3'-nucleotidase SurE, translating to MRILLSNDDGYLAPGLAALGEALQPLAELTVIAPEQNCSGASNSLTLWRPLSVQRATGTGFFYVNGTPTDSVHVALTGMADAKPDLVVSGINNGQNMGEDTLYSGTVAAATEGIMFGVPAIAFSLADKGWTHLADAARVAAEIVEHFLANPLPGQPLLNVNIPNLPYDELKGWKVTRLGKRHPSQPVIRQTDPRGEPVYWIGAAGAALDASEGTDFHAVANGFVSITPLQLDLTHTQMLPATREWARAGGRAS from the coding sequence ATGCGAATCCTACTCAGCAACGACGACGGCTATCTCGCCCCCGGTCTCGCCGCGCTCGGCGAAGCGCTGCAGCCGCTGGCCGAACTCACGGTGATCGCGCCCGAGCAGAACTGCAGCGGCGCATCGAATTCCCTCACGTTGTGGCGGCCGCTGTCGGTGCAGCGCGCGACGGGTACGGGTTTCTTCTACGTGAACGGCACGCCGACCGATTCGGTGCACGTCGCGTTGACGGGGATGGCCGACGCGAAGCCTGACCTCGTCGTGTCGGGGATCAACAACGGCCAGAACATGGGCGAAGACACGCTCTATTCGGGGACAGTTGCAGCGGCCACCGAAGGCATCATGTTCGGCGTTCCCGCCATCGCATTCTCGCTGGCCGACAAGGGCTGGACCCATCTGGCAGACGCCGCGCGCGTCGCCGCGGAAATCGTCGAGCACTTCCTCGCGAATCCGCTGCCGGGCCAGCCGCTGCTGAACGTCAATATTCCGAACCTGCCTTACGACGAACTGAAGGGCTGGAAGGTCACGCGCCTCGGCAAGCGTCATCCGTCGCAGCCGGTGATTCGCCAGACCGACCCGCGCGGCGAGCCGGTCTACTGGATCGGGGCGGCGGGCGCGGCGCTGGACGCGAGCGAGGGCACCGATTTCCACGCCGTCGCAAACGGTTTCGTGTCGATCACGCCGCTGCAGCTCGACCTCACGCATACACAGATGCTGCCTGCGACGCGCGAATGGGCGCGCGCCGGAGGGCGGGCTTCATGA
- the rlmD gene encoding 23S rRNA (uracil(1939)-C(5))-methyltransferase RlmD → MRAFVVYNLAFFNVCQEKLVSEAVPTSARKSKNAPVAPGIAPVLEIESLDMEARGVGRTVTEDGEPGKVIFVEGALPGERVTYSSYRRKPSYEQATVVDILRPSVMRTQPKCKFFGTCGGCSMQHLDMRAQVAVKQRVLEDNLWHLAKLRAETMFAPIHGPSWGYRYRARLTVRNVAKKGGVLVGFHEKKSSYVADMTSCEVLPPHVSAMLVPLRRLVEGLSIRDRMPQIELAVGSEVTALVLRVLEPINADDEALLRAFADEHKVQFWLQPKGPDTVTPFYPLDVSLDYTLPEFGIRMPFKPTDFTQVNHQINRVLVGRALRLLAPSRDDRVLDLFCGIGNFTLPLARLSREVMGIEGSDTLTTRALANARENGVDGHTTFACRNLFEVTGDDLRALGAFDKFLIDPPREGALAVSKALAEIAQSGEGPLPKRIVYVSCNPSTLARDAGLLVHEAGYRLKGAGVVNMFPNTSHVESIALFERD, encoded by the coding sequence ATGCGGGCCTTCGTCGTCTACAATCTCGCCTTCTTCAACGTTTGTCAGGAAAAGCTGGTGTCCGAAGCCGTCCCCACTTCTGCGCGCAAATCGAAAAATGCGCCCGTCGCGCCCGGGATCGCCCCGGTTCTCGAGATCGAATCGCTCGACATGGAAGCGCGCGGTGTCGGCCGCACGGTGACCGAGGACGGCGAGCCGGGCAAGGTCATCTTCGTCGAGGGCGCGCTGCCCGGCGAGCGTGTGACCTATTCGAGCTACCGCCGCAAGCCGAGCTATGAGCAGGCGACGGTTGTCGATATTCTGCGCCCGAGCGTGATGCGCACGCAGCCGAAATGCAAGTTCTTCGGCACCTGCGGCGGCTGCTCGATGCAGCATCTCGACATGCGCGCGCAGGTGGCGGTCAAGCAGCGCGTGCTTGAAGACAACCTGTGGCACCTGGCGAAGCTGCGGGCGGAAACGATGTTCGCGCCGATCCACGGCCCGTCGTGGGGTTATCGCTACCGTGCGCGCCTGACCGTGCGCAACGTGGCGAAGAAGGGTGGCGTGCTGGTCGGGTTCCACGAGAAAAAGAGCAGCTACGTTGCCGACATGACGAGCTGCGAAGTGCTGCCGCCGCACGTGTCGGCAATGCTGGTGCCGCTGCGCCGGCTCGTCGAGGGGCTGTCGATCCGCGATCGGATGCCGCAGATCGAGCTCGCGGTCGGCTCGGAGGTCACGGCGCTCGTGCTGCGCGTGCTGGAGCCGATCAACGCGGACGACGAAGCGTTGCTGCGCGCGTTCGCGGACGAGCACAAGGTGCAGTTCTGGCTGCAGCCGAAGGGCCCCGACACGGTGACGCCGTTCTATCCGCTCGACGTGTCGCTCGACTACACGCTGCCGGAGTTCGGCATCCGCATGCCGTTCAAGCCGACCGACTTCACGCAGGTCAACCATCAGATCAACCGCGTGCTGGTGGGCCGCGCGCTGCGCCTGCTCGCGCCGTCGCGCGACGACCGCGTGCTCGACCTGTTCTGCGGGATCGGCAACTTCACGCTGCCGCTCGCGCGCCTGTCGCGCGAGGTGATGGGTATCGAGGGCAGCGACACGCTGACGACGCGCGCGCTTGCGAATGCGCGCGAGAACGGTGTCGACGGCCATACGACGTTCGCATGCCGGAACCTGTTCGAAGTGACGGGCGACGACCTCCGCGCGCTCGGCGCATTCGACAAGTTCCTGATCGATCCGCCGCGCGAAGGCGCGCTCGCGGTGTCGAAGGCGCTGGCCGAGATCGCGCAAAGCGGCGAAGGCCCGCTGCCGAAGCGGATCGTCTACGTGTCGTGCAACCCGTCGACGCTTGCGCGCGACGCGGGCCTGCTCGTGCACGAGGCCGGCTACCGGCTGAAGGGCGCCGGTGTCGTGAACATGTTCCCGAATACGTCGCACGTCGAATCGATCGCGCTGTTCGAGCGCGACTGA
- the recR gene encoding recombination mediator RecR, with product MKQPSALSALVEALRVLPGVGPKSAQRMAVHLMQHDREGAERLGRSLLFATEHLQHCEKCNTFTEAQICEVCSDEERDPTLLCVVETPADQIMLEQTMTYRGLYFVLMGRLSPLDGIGPKEIHFDRLVRRASDGIVKEVVLATNFTNEGEATAHYLGQTLKARGLAVTRLARGVPVGGELEYVDAGTIARAMLDRRTM from the coding sequence ATGAAACAGCCGTCCGCCCTGTCCGCTCTCGTCGAAGCACTGCGCGTGTTGCCCGGCGTCGGGCCGAAATCCGCGCAGCGCATGGCGGTCCACCTGATGCAGCACGACCGCGAGGGCGCGGAGCGGCTCGGCCGGTCGCTGCTGTTCGCGACCGAGCACCTGCAGCACTGCGAGAAGTGCAACACGTTCACCGAAGCGCAGATCTGCGAGGTCTGCAGCGACGAAGAGCGTGATCCGACGCTGCTGTGCGTCGTCGAGACGCCTGCCGACCAGATCATGCTCGAGCAGACGATGACTTACCGCGGGCTGTATTTCGTGCTGATGGGGCGACTGAGCCCGCTCGACGGGATCGGTCCGAAGGAAATCCATTTCGACCGCCTCGTGCGGCGCGCGTCCGACGGAATCGTGAAGGAAGTCGTGCTCGCGACCAACTTCACGAACGAGGGCGAAGCCACCGCGCACTACCTCGGCCAGACGCTGAAGGCGCGCGGTCTCGCGGTCACGCGCCTCGCGCGCGGCGTGCCGGTGGGTGGCGAGCTCGAATACGTCGACGCGGGCACCATCGCCCGCGCGATGCTCGACCGCCGCACGATGTAA
- a CDS encoding CaiB/BaiF CoA transferase family protein — protein MSTSQGPLAGVKVLEFGTLIAGPFASRLFAEFGAEVIKIEDPNGGDPLRKWRKLHPEQGGTSLWWSVQARNKKSVTLNLKSDAGKAIARQLAGEADIVIENFRPGLLEKLGLGYDVLSADNPGLVMVRLSGYGQTGPYRDRPGFGAIAESMGGLRHITGYPDLPPPRIGISIGDSIAALHGVIGALMALHHRKVNGGAGQVVDVALYEAVFNMMESVVPEYGVYGMVRERTGASLPGIVPSNTYACRDGSIVIGGNSDPIFKRLMKAIERDDLADDPALARNDGRVPRTQEIDDAIAEWLAPRTIDDALVVLNAADVPAGRIYSAADMFTDPQFVARQMIQRFKLADGTDVPLPNITPKLSDTPGETRWLGPELGEHTDEVLRGLGYDAQAIAALRDAGAI, from the coding sequence ATGAGCACCAGCCAGGGCCCGCTCGCGGGCGTCAAAGTGCTCGAATTCGGAACGCTGATCGCGGGGCCGTTCGCGTCGCGGCTGTTCGCCGAATTCGGCGCGGAAGTGATCAAGATCGAGGATCCGAACGGCGGCGACCCGCTGCGCAAGTGGCGCAAGCTCCATCCGGAGCAGGGCGGCACGTCGCTGTGGTGGTCCGTCCAGGCGCGCAACAAGAAATCGGTCACGCTCAACCTGAAATCCGATGCCGGCAAGGCCATCGCGCGGCAGCTCGCGGGCGAGGCCGACATCGTGATCGAGAACTTCCGTCCGGGCCTGCTCGAAAAGCTCGGGCTCGGTTACGACGTGCTGTCGGCCGACAACCCGGGCCTCGTGATGGTGCGCCTGTCCGGCTACGGGCAGACGGGCCCGTACCGCGACCGGCCCGGCTTCGGCGCGATCGCCGAATCGATGGGCGGGCTGCGCCACATTACCGGTTATCCCGACCTGCCGCCGCCGCGCATCGGCATCTCGATCGGCGATTCGATCGCCGCGCTGCACGGCGTGATCGGCGCGCTGATGGCGCTCCATCACCGCAAGGTCAACGGCGGCGCGGGGCAGGTGGTCGACGTTGCACTGTATGAGGCCGTATTCAACATGATGGAAAGCGTGGTGCCCGAATACGGCGTGTACGGGATGGTGCGCGAGCGCACCGGCGCGTCGCTGCCGGGCATCGTTCCGTCTAATACCTATGCGTGCCGCGACGGCAGCATCGTGATCGGCGGCAACAGCGACCCGATCTTCAAGCGGCTGATGAAGGCGATCGAGCGCGACGACCTCGCCGACGATCCCGCGCTCGCGCGCAACGACGGGCGCGTGCCGCGTACGCAGGAAATCGACGACGCGATTGCCGAGTGGCTCGCGCCGCGCACGATCGACGATGCGCTTGTCGTGCTCAATGCGGCCGACGTGCCGGCCGGGCGCATCTACAGCGCAGCAGACATGTTCACCGATCCGCAGTTCGTCGCGCGGCAGATGATCCAGCGCTTCAAGCTCGCCGACGGCACCGACGTTCCGCTGCCGAACATCACGCCGAAGCTGTCGGACACACCGGGCGAAACGCGCTGGCTCGGGCCCGAGCTCGGCGAGCATACGGACGAGGTGCTGCGCGGCCTCGGCTACGACGCGCAGGCGATTGCCGCACTGCGCGACGCGGGCGCGATCTGA
- a CDS encoding protein-L-isoaspartate(D-aspartate) O-methyltransferase, which translates to MSGERAKRFPLALEDLKRAPRKSEGRAGERHAAVAVPKAADKPAAVLKPVAVKPAAGRAPLSGSAAAKPATAPKPTASKPALPKPAAPSVAPAGAFALTSERVRERMVERLRANGVTDARVLDAMAAVPRHMFVDPGLATQAYEDSALPIGHQQTISKPSVVARMIELAMAGRTLERVLEIGTGCGYQAAVLSHVARDVYSIERIKPLYERAKLNLRPLRVPNIRLHYGDGRVGLPSAAPFDAIVIAAAGLDVPQALLEQLAIGGRLVAPVGAQSGQHQVLTLVERVAHAQWRESRLDRVFFVPLKSGVI; encoded by the coding sequence ATGAGCGGCGAGCGCGCGAAGCGGTTCCCGCTCGCGCTCGAAGATCTCAAGCGAGCGCCACGCAAATCGGAAGGTCGGGCCGGCGAACGCCATGCGGCGGTCGCGGTGCCGAAGGCCGCCGACAAGCCCGCAGCCGTGCTGAAACCGGTTGCGGTAAAGCCGGCTGCCGGGCGGGCGCCGCTGTCCGGTTCCGCCGCCGCGAAGCCTGCGACCGCGCCGAAGCCGACCGCGTCGAAGCCTGCGCTGCCGAAGCCGGCCGCGCCGAGCGTCGCGCCGGCCGGCGCGTTCGCGCTCACGTCGGAACGCGTGCGCGAGCGGATGGTCGAACGGCTGCGCGCGAACGGCGTGACCGACGCGCGTGTGCTGGATGCGATGGCCGCGGTGCCGCGCCACATGTTCGTGGATCCTGGGCTTGCGACGCAGGCCTATGAAGATTCGGCGTTGCCGATCGGCCATCAGCAAACAATTTCAAAGCCGTCGGTCGTCGCGCGCATGATCGAGCTCGCGATGGCCGGCCGCACGCTCGAGCGCGTCCTCGAGATCGGCACGGGCTGCGGCTATCAGGCCGCCGTGCTGAGCCACGTGGCACGCGACGTGTATTCGATTGAACGCATCAAGCCGCTCTACGAGCGCGCGAAGCTGAACCTGCGCCCGCTGCGCGTGCCGAACATCCGTCTGCACTACGGCGACGGGCGTGTCGGCCTGCCGTCCGCGGCCCCGTTCGACGCGATCGTGATCGCGGCGGCGGGGCTCGACGTGCCGCAGGCGCTGCTCGAGCAGCTTGCGATCGGCGGGCGGCTCGTCGCGCCGGTCGGCGCGCAGAGCGGGCAGCACCAGGTGCTCACGCTCGTCGAGCGCGTCGCGCACGCGCAATGGCGAGAGTCCCGGCTTGATCGCGTTTTCTTTGTCCCTTTAAAATCCGGAGTGATTTGA
- a CDS encoding YbaB/EbfC family nucleoid-associated protein codes for MLKGNLAGLMKQAQQMQENMKKMQEQLALIEVEGQSGAGLVKVTMTCRNEVRRVSIDPSLLADDKDMLEDLVAAAFNDAVRKAEATSQEKMSGMTSGLPLPPGFKLPF; via the coding sequence ATGTTGAAAGGCAACCTCGCCGGACTGATGAAGCAAGCGCAGCAAATGCAGGAAAACATGAAGAAGATGCAGGAGCAGCTTGCGCTGATCGAAGTCGAAGGGCAGTCGGGGGCGGGCCTCGTCAAGGTGACGATGACGTGCCGCAACGAAGTGCGTCGCGTGTCGATCGACCCGAGCCTGCTCGCGGACGACAAGGACATGCTCGAGGATCTCGTCGCGGCTGCGTTCAACGACGCCGTGCGCAAGGCCGAAGCGACGTCGCAGGAAAAGATGAGCGGCATGACGTCGGGCCTGCCGCTGCCCCCGGGTTTCAAGCTGCCGTTCTGA
- the rpoS gene encoding RNA polymerase sigma factor RpoS: protein MPKSKRHEPQAESEKISRATQASAGRAGASTDDDDDVAENERDLEARDAEADGGDDEREGRAEAAPDVDDFRTLLQAELTADTIQHYLNRISVKPLLTVEEEQRYSRLAKAGEFEARQVMIERNLRLVVSIAKGYLNRGVPLLDLIEEGNLGLMHAIEKFDPTRGFRFSTYATWWIRQSIERAIMNQARTVRLPVHVIRELNQVLRAKRHLEKNSMSTGEAAERREASIDDIAYLTGKTAEEVTDILALNEHTASLDAPLDLDPASSLLDLLPDDQSQSPDAEVQHRELETLTRAWLSRLSDKHRHVIERRFGLNHIEPATLEELADEMGLTRERVRQIQQEALVRLKRFFASNGVRKDAVL, encoded by the coding sequence ATGCCGAAATCGAAGCGCCACGAGCCGCAAGCCGAGTCTGAGAAGATCAGTCGTGCCACGCAAGCATCGGCGGGGCGAGCTGGCGCTTCGACGGACGATGACGACGACGTCGCGGAAAACGAACGAGATCTCGAGGCGCGCGACGCCGAGGCGGACGGTGGCGACGACGAGCGCGAAGGCCGCGCGGAAGCCGCGCCCGACGTCGACGATTTCCGCACGCTGCTGCAGGCCGAGCTCACGGCCGACACGATCCAGCATTACCTGAACCGCATCAGCGTGAAGCCGCTGCTGACCGTCGAGGAAGAGCAGCGCTATTCCCGGCTCGCCAAGGCCGGCGAATTCGAGGCGCGGCAGGTGATGATCGAGCGCAACCTGCGTCTCGTCGTCAGCATCGCCAAGGGGTATCTGAACCGCGGCGTGCCGTTGCTCGACCTGATCGAGGAGGGCAACCTCGGCCTGATGCACGCGATCGAGAAATTCGACCCGACGCGCGGTTTCCGTTTCTCGACCTATGCGACCTGGTGGATCCGGCAGAGCATCGAGCGGGCGATCATGAACCAGGCCCGCACGGTGCGCCTGCCCGTGCACGTGATCCGCGAACTGAACCAGGTGCTGCGCGCGAAGCGCCACCTCGAAAAGAATTCGATGTCGACGGGCGAGGCGGCCGAGCGCCGCGAAGCCAGCATCGACGACATCGCCTATCTCACCGGCAAGACCGCCGAGGAAGTCACCGACATCCTCGCGCTCAACGAGCACACGGCGTCGCTCGACGCGCCGCTCGACCTCGATCCCGCGAGCAGCCTGCTCGACCTGCTGCCCGACGACCAGAGCCAGTCGCCCGACGCCGAGGTGCAGCACCGCGAGCTCGAGACGCTGACGCGCGCGTGGCTGTCGCGGCTGTCCGACAAGCATCGGCACGTGATCGAGCGCCGCTTCGGCCTGAACCACATCGAACCGGCGACGCTCGAAGAGCTCGCCGACGAGATGGGGCTCACGCGCGAGCGCGTGCGGCAGATCCAGCAGGAAGCGCTGGTGCGCCTCAAGCGGTTTTTCGCCTCCAACGGCGTGCGCAAGGACGCCGTTCTGTAA